The Mycobacterium avium subsp. avium genomic sequence GCCGCACGGCTTTAGCCCGAGCGGTCCGGAGCCGAAGGCCGAAACACCAAGAGACACAACAGGAAATACAGATAGCCCAGCGACCAGCCGGCCAGCACATCGGACGGGTAGTGCACGTTCAGCATCACCCGGGACAGCCCGACCGCCGGCAGCGCCACCGCGACCGCGGCGACGAGGAGGCCGCGCAGCACCCGGTTCAGCATCGGCAGCGCGAACAACGTCATGGCCAACAGACCGGCCGTCGCCTCGAGCGCGTGTCCGGACGGAAACGACGTCGAGGCCGCGCCGACCAGCGCGGTCGGCGGCCGCGGCCGGTCGACCAGCGCCTTGGCCCCGGCGGTGACCAGCTCGTTGCACGGCGCGCAGGCCAGCGCCAGCGCCAGCGCGGCCCGCAGCCGGCGCAGCACCACCGCGCACAGCGTTACCGCGATGCCCAGCACCGCCAGCGTGCCCGGGCCCAGCACCACCGACACCACCTCGGCCGCGCGCAGCCA encodes the following:
- a CDS encoding phosphatase PAP2 family protein, with protein sequence MMRPRPAPAAAIALLATAVYAVMWIGYRHGWGWLARMDWSFLNGTRDLAVKHPGWLRAAEVVSVVLGPGTLAVLGIAVTLCAVVLRRLRAALALALACAPCNELVTAGAKALVDRPRPPTALVGAASTSFPSGHALEATAGLLAMTLFALPMLNRVLRGLLVAAVAVALPAVGLSRVMLNVHYPSDVLAGWSLGYLYFLLCLLVFRPSAPDRSG